The Nocardioides ochotonae genome segment GCGACCTCGTGCAGGGCCTCGCCGGGCGCGCCTCCGACCGGATCGCCCCGGAGATGTGGACCGACCTGGCCGAGGGCCTGGGGCTGGCCGACGCCCGGGCCGCGCAGGTGCACGTGCGCGAGCTGGGCCGCCGCATCACCCACCTCTCGCGGCTCTCCTGGCGGCGCGTCGACGCCCGGATCGCCCAGCCCACCGCGGTCGGCGTACGACGCCCCGCGCTGGTGCCGGTGGCGCCCGGGGTCGCGGTGTCGCGGGCCGAGGTCGTGCTGACCAAGGCGGCGCGCCCCGACCAGGACCCGCTGCTGCTCCTGCGGGCCGCGACGGTGGCCGCCGAGCGCGACCTGGTGCTGGCACCGCTCACCGCCGCCCGGCTGGCGCGCGAGTGCGCGCCGCTGCCCGCCCCGTGGCCCGAGGAGGCCCGGCACCTGATGGTGCGCCTGCTGGCTGCCGGCCCCGGGCTGCTCCCGGTCTGGGAGACCCTGGAGGAGACCGGGGCGCTCGGCTCGCTGCTGCCCGAGTGGGAGGCGATCCGGCTGCTGCCGCACGCCTCGGTGATCCACCGCTTCACCGTCGACCGGCACGTGGTCGAGACGTGCATCGAGGCCTCGGCGCTGATCCGCGAGGTCAACCGTCCCGACGTGCTGATGGTCGCCGCGCTGCTGCACGACATCGGCAAGGGCCGCCTGACCGAGCACAGCGTCGCGGGGGAGCCGATCGCGCGGACGATCGCGGCCCGCATGGGCTTCGACGACGACGCCGTCGACCTGGTGGCCCGCCTGGTGCGCTGGCACCTGCTGCTCGCGGAGACCGCGACCACCCGCGACCCCGACGACCCGGCGACGGTCGCCCTGGTCGCCGACCGGCTGCGCGACGCCGAGGCGCTCGACCTGCTGGCCGCGCTGACCCAGGCCGACGCCCGGGCCACCGCGCCGCAGGCCTGGACCACCTGGCGCGCCGGGCTGGTGCGCGACCTGACCCGGCGGGTGCGCGGGGTGCTGCAGGGGGAGCCCTCCCCGGCGCGGGTGGTCGGCGAGGAGATCGTGCTGCCCCGCGAGGCCGCTCGCGGCCGGCTGGTGCTCGACATCGAGCCGGTGCGCGACGGCTCCCGGGTCACCGTCATCGCCCCGGACCGGGTCGGCCTGCTCGCCGACGTCGCGGCGACCTTCGCGCTCCAGCGGCTGCCGGTGCGGGCGGCGCGCGCGTGGGCCCAGGACCACTACGGCGTCAGCGTGTGGCAGCTGGACGGGGAGGGCCTGGACCCGGCGCTGCTGCGGGAGCGCTACGAGGCGATCCTCGAGGGCCGCCTCGACCCGCAGCCGCGGCTCTCGCGCCAGTCCGCCCGCCAGACGCTGGCCCCGAACGTCGCCGTACGACCCGAGGCATCGGCGCAGGCGACCGTGCTGGAGGTGCGTGCCGACGACCGACCCGGCGTGGTCTACCTCGTCTGCGCTGCGCTGGCCCGCCTCGACGTGGCGGTGCGCTCGGCCCACGTGGACACCCTCGGGCCGCAGGCGGTCGACGTGTTCTACCTCCAGGAGGCCGGCGCCGGCGTGCTGTCGGACTCCCGGGCCGCCCAGGCCGCGCACGCCGTACGCGCCGCGCTCGGTGGGGATCCCCCTCCCTCGCACTAGCCCCCCGCACCTCCGCGCGTCGGCGCCCATGGCGTCGACGCGCGGAGGTGGGGTCAGCAGCAGCGGCCGGTCTGCTGGTGCTCGCGCAGGTCGGCCCGGTGGCGCTCGAACTCCCGGCGCGACATCGGGGTGCGGCCGTCGGCGGCGCACCGCTCGAGGTAGTCGTCCCAGCGGGACTCGCCGCTGACCTCGCGCAGGTACCACCGCAGCCCGGCCGCGGCCCGGCGCAGCGGGCCGCGGCCGGTCGTCGTCCGCGGGGCGCTCATCGCGGGTCACCGGCGAGGCGGGTCGGGTCCTCACGGCGCGACTGCTCCCACTCGCGCACGGCCGCCTTCTCCTCCGCGGTGGCGAAGAAGTCGCTGGGGGCCACGATGTGCGAGGGCGTGTAGGGCACCTCGGTGGTCGGCAGCCCTCCGGCACGGGCGGCGCGCACGCAGATCAGCGCGGCGTTGGCGACCACGATGATGACCAGGACCGCGAAGGTCGCCTGGAGCACGCCGTTGAGCGTGGAGTTGAAGACCACCTGGTCCATCTGGGAGGCGTCGGCGGCCGGCGCCAGGACCTCGCCGGCGTCACGGGCCGTGCGGTAGCGGTCGGCCTGGGCGAAGTAGCCGATCGCCGGGTCGTCGGAGAACACCTTCTGCCAGCTCGCCGTCATCGTGACCACCAGGTCCCACACGAGCGGGATGCCCGGCACCCAGGCCCAGCGCAGCTTGCCGTGCTTGATCAGCAGGGTGACGCACAGCGTGAGCGCGATCGCCGCGAGCAGCTGGTTGGCGATGCCGAAGAGCGGGAAGAGCTGGTTGATGCCGCCGAGCGGGTCGCTCACGCCGATGTAGAGCATCGAGCCCCACGCCGCCACGACGACCGCGCTGGCGCCCCACGCCGCGGGCTTCCAGGAGGTGTCGCCGAAGCGCGTCCACACGTTGCCGATGGTGTCCTGCAGCATGAACCGGCCGACCCGGGTGCCGGCGTCGACGGCGGTGAGGATGAACAGCGCCTCGAACATGATCGCGAAGTGGTACCAGAACGCCGCCAGCCCGCCGCCGAAGGCGTCCTCGAAGATCTGCGAGATGCCGAACGCCAGCGTCGGCGCCCCGCCGGTGCGCGAGACGAGCGTCTGCTCCTCGACGGCCGCGGCGGCCGCCTGGAGCTGCTCGGGGGTGATCGTGAAGCCGAGCCCGGTGACGAACTCGGCGGCGGAGGCGAAGTCGCCGCCGGTGGCCCCGGCCGGGCTGTTCATCGCGTAGTACATGCCCTGGTCGATCACGACCGCGGCGATCAGGGCGCTGATGGCGACGAAGGACTCCATCAGCATCCCGCCGTAGCCGATCATCCGGACCTGGCTCTCCTTGGCGATCATCTTGGGCGTGGTGCCCGAGGAGATCAGGGCGTGGAAGCCGGACAGGGCGCCGCAGGCGATGGTGATGAAGACGAACGGGAACAGCTCTCCGGCGAAGACCGGGCCGTTGCCGTCGCGGGCGAAGCTGGTCACCGCGTCGGCCTGGATCACCGGGCGGGCCAGGACGAACCCGATCGCCAGCAGCACGATCACGCCGACCTTCATGAACGTCGAGAGGTAGTCGCGCGGGGTGAGCAGGGTCCACACGGGCAGCACCGAGGCGATGAAGCCGTAGACGACCAGGCACAGGGTGAGGGTCTCGGGGGACAGGGTCAGCGCGTCACCGAGGGAGGTGCCGTCGACGTAGCCGCCGCCGATGATCGCCAGCAGCAGCAGCACCACGCCGATCGCGGTCACCTCGAGCACCCGCCCGGGGCGCAGGAAGCGCAGGTAGACACCCATGAACAGCGCGATCGGGATGGTCAGGCCGATCGAGAACACGCCCCACGGCGACTCGGCCAGGGCGTTGACCACGACCAGCGCGAGGACCGCCAGGATGATGATCATGATCGCGAACACCGCGATCAGGGCGGCGGTGCCGCCCACCACGCCAATCTCGTCGCGCACCATCTGCCCGAGGCTCTTGCCGTCGCGGCGCATCGAGAAGAACAGCACGATCATGTCCTGCACGGCACCGGCCAGGATCACGCCGACGACGATCCAGATGGTGCCGGGCAGGTAGCCCATCTGCGCGGCCAGGACCGGTCCGACCAGCGGTCCGGCGCCGGCGATGGCGGCGAAGTGGTGGCCGAACAGCACCCGGCGGTCGGTGACCTCGAAGTCGACGCCGTCGTCGAGCCGCTCCGCCGGGGTGGCCCGGGTGTCGTCGACCTCCAGCACCCGGCGGGCGATGAAGCGGGAGTAGAAGCGATAGGCGATCGCGTACGACGCCAAGGCGGCGAACAGGATCCACAGCGCCGACACCTCCTCGCCGCGGGTGAGGGCGAGCACCGTCCAGCACGCCGCGCCGACGACGGCGACGAGCACCCAGACGAGGATCGAGAGCGGCCTCGGACGCCCGCGGGGAGCGGGGGAGCGCGGCCGGTCGGCGTGCGGGGTGGGTGTCGTGGTCTCCATGCGTCCTCCAGGTGCCGTTTCGACGACGTCATTGTGACCTACGTCGCATTGCGGGACGGGTATCCCGCGCGGCCCCGCAGGTCGGTTCGTCGCGCCGGGGCGGCGGATCCGCGTGCGCCCGTTAGGATTTGCGCTGATCACCCACCCACAGGACCGAGGACCACCTTTCGTGTTCGCCACTCTTTCCGACCGCCTCGCCGACACCTTCAAGAACCTCCGGGGGAAGGGCCGGCTCTCCGAGGCCGACATCGACGCCACCGCGCGCGAGATCCGCATCGCGCTGCTCGAGGCGGACGTCGCCCTCCCGGTCGTCAAGGAGTTCGTCGGCGCGGTCAAGGATCGTGCCCGCGGCGAGGAGGTCAGCCAGGCGCTGAACCCCGCCCAGCAGATCGTCAAGATCGTCAACGAGGAGCTCGTCGAGATCCTCGGTGGTGAGACCCGGCGCCTGCGCTTCGCCAAGACCGGTCCGACCGTCATCATGCTCGCCGGCCTCCAGGGTGCCGGCAAGACGACGCTGGCCGCCAAGCTCGCGCTGTGGCTCAAGGAGCAGGGCCGCACGCCGATGCTGGCCGCCTGCGACCTCCAGCGGCCCAACGCGGTCAACCAGCTCCAGGTCAACGGCGAGCGGGTCGGCGTACCGGTGTTCGCGCCGCAGCCGGGCAACGGCGTCGGCGACCCGGTCACCGTGGCCCGCGAGGCCCTCGACGAGGCCAAGCGCAAGCTCCACGACGTGCTCATCATCGACACCGCGGGCCGCCTCGGCGTCGACGCGGAGCTGATGCGGCAGGCCGCCGACATCCGCGACGCGGTCAACCCCGACGAGGTCCTCTTCGTCGTCGACGCGATGATCGGCCAGGACGCCGTCACCACGGCCCAGGCGTTCCTCGACGGCGTGGGCTACGACGGCGTCGTGCTCACCAAGCTCGACGGTGACGCCCGCGGTGGCGCGGCGCTCTCGATCCGCTCGCTCACCGGCAAGCCGGTCATGTTCGCCTCCAACGGCGAGAAGATGACCGACTTCGACCTCTTCCACCCCGACCGCATGGCCTCGCGCATCCTCGACATGGGCGACGTCATGACCCTGATCGAGCAGGCCGAGAAGACCTTCGACGCCGATCAGGCGATGAAGGCGGCCGAGAAGCTCTCGGGCAAGGGCGACTTCACCCTCGACGACTTCCTGCAGCAGATGCAGCAGGTCCGCAAGCTCGGCTCGATGTCGAAGATCATGGGCATGCTGCCCGGGATGGGTCAGTTCCGCGACCAGCTCGAGAACTTCGACGAGCGCGAGATCGACCGGATCCAGGCGATCATCCAGTCGATGACCCCCGCCGAGCGGGCCAACCCGAAGATGATCGACGGCTCGCGCCGCGCGCGCATCGCGAAGGGCTCGGGCCGCCAGGTCTCCGACGTCAACAACCTCGTCGACCGCTTCTTCGAGGCGCGCAAGATGATGATGCAGATGGCGCGTGGCGGCGGGATCCCGGGGATGCCCGGCATGCCGGGGATCCCGGGCATGCCCGGCCCGGGCAAGAAGGCGAAGCAGGCCAAGCAGGCGAAGAAGGGCAAGAAGCGCGTGTCGGGCAACCCGGCCAAGGCGGCGCAGGAGAAGGCCGCCCAGGCCGAGCGCCCGGCCGCCGCCGCGAACCCCTTCGGCAAGCCCGCGGGCGAGGACCTGGACTACGAGCAGGCGGCTGCCGCGCTGAACCTGCCGAAGGACTTCTCCAAGTTCTTGAAGTGAGCGTGCGGTGAGCACGGTGCTGGTCGTCGACGCCGCCAACGTCGTCGGGGCCAACCCGGACGGCTGGTGGAAGGACCGCGCGGGCGCCGCCAAGCGCCTGCACGAACGGCTGCTGGTCGGCGACACGGCGTACGACGAGGTCGTGCTGGTGCTGGAGGGGCAGGCCAAGGGCGGGGTGCGCCCCGGCCGCGACGCCCACGTCCGCACCGTGCACGCCCCGCGCGACGGCGACGCGACGATCCTGGCCGAGGCGCGTGCCGCGGCCGAGCGGGGCCGCCGGGTCACCGTCGTCACCGCGGACCGCGCCCTCGGCGCCACCGCCTCCGCCGTCGCCCAGGTCCTCAGCCCCTCTTGGCTGCTCTCTCATATCTGACCCTCCTGCGACCCGGGGGCGGGTCAGGGATGGGCGGACAGGCAGGCGTTGGCGAGCGCCACGGCGCCCAGCGCCTCCGCGCGGTCACCCAGCTCGCCGGCCACCACGCGGACGGCGCTGGCCGCCCCCGGCTGGGCGAAGCGGTCGATCGCCTCGCGGGTGCCCGAGACGGTGGAGGCGGTCGCCCCCAGCACCCCGCCGAGCACCACCGCGCCGGGGTTGAGGACGTTGCACAGGTCGGCGACCACCCTGCCCACGGCCCGGCCCGCGTCGGCGAGCACGCGCGCGACGCCGGGGTCGCCGAGCAGGTCCAGCTCGCGCACCCGGGCGGCGGTCAGCCGTTCGTCGTACGCCGGTTGGAGCCGCTCGAGCAGCCGGGGCGCGGAGACCCGGGTCTCCAGGCAGCCGTGGTTGCCGCAGCGGCACAGCGCGCCGTCGTCGACCACGCGCACGTGGCCGATCTCCCCGGCGATGCCGCTGGCGCCGCGCTGGAGGCGCCCGCCGAGCACGACACCGGCGCCCAGCCCGCTGCCGATCGTGACGTAGACCAGGTCCGCGGTGCCGCGCCCGGCGCCGTGGTGGAGCTCGGCGAGGGCGCCGAGGTTGGCGTCGTTGTCGGCGCGCACCGGGACCGCGAGCCGATCGCGCAGCTCGGCCGCCGGGGCCAGCCCCCGCCACCCGCGCAGGATGCCCGAGCGGATCCGTCCTGTCGCGGCATCGACCGGGGCGGGCACACACAGCCCCGCGCCGAGCAGGGTCCCGGCGTCGCGGTCCTGGGCGGCGAGCCCGCGCACCATCGCGGCGGCGAGGTCGAGGGAGCGAGCACCGGCCGGGTCGACGTCCACCTCGGCGTGGTCCTCCGCGAGCAGCGTCCCCCCGCGGTCGGCGAGCAGCACCCGCACGTGCCGGTGGCCGATGTCGACGCCCGCCACCGTGCCCGGCGGGGTGCCGATCTCCAGCAGCACCGGCGGGCGCCCGCTGCCGCCCTTGTGCGGCACCCCGCGGGCGGTGGACTCCACGGCCTCGCCGGCGCGCATCAGGTCGGCCACGACCACCGAGACCGTGGAGCGCGCCAGGCCGGTGCGCCGGCCGATGTCGGCGCGGCTCATCGGCCCCTCGGCGGCGAGGAGCGCGACGACGGCACGCCGGTTGGCCGCCCGGAGGCGGTCCCCGGGAGCGGGGCGGGCCACCTCGGCACTGTAGGCCGATTCGTGCGGGGCGTGAACTAACAAGTCGGGTGAGACGCCGAGTTCCGCATTGACCCCGGCGGAATCGCCGCCGGAAGGTGAGGCACGTGCCAGGGCGCGTCGACGGGCGGGACCCACGCCCGTCGTTCTTGATCGGGCAAGGAGGCCCCTCATGACGCTGCACACCACACCGGTCCCACCGCCGCGCACCCGGGCGCCACGACGGCGCCGACCGCTGGCCGCGGCCGCGCTGTCACTGGCGCTGCTGGCCACCGGCGGCCTCGCGGTCACGTCCACGGGCGCGTCGGCGCAGGCCGCCGGCACCGCCACGTCGAGCGCCGCCGAGGCGCCGGGCAAGGGCCGCCCGGCGTACCGCAACCCGTCGCTGCCGACCCGCAAGCGGGTCGCCGACCTGCTCAGGCGGATGACCATCGAGGAGAAGGTCGGCCAGATGGCGCAGGCCGAGCGGGCCGACGTGGCAGCCGACCCGAGCCTGATCACCACCTACGGCCTGGGCAGCGTGCTGTCCGGCGGTGGGTCGGTGCCGGCCGACAACACCCCGGCCGGCTGGGCCGACATGGTCGATGAGTTCCAGCGGGCCGCGCTGGACACCCGGCTCGGCATCCCGCTGCTGTACGGCGTGGACGCCGTGCACGGCCACGGCAACCTCCAGGGCGCGACGGTCTTCCCGCACAACATCGGCCTCGGCGCCACCCGTGACGCCCGGCTGGTGGAGCGCATCAACCAGGTGACGGCGGAGGAGACCCGGGCGAGCGGGCCGCAGTGGAACTTCTCCCCGTGCGTCTGCGTGGCGCGCGACGACCGCTGGGGTCGCACGTATGAGTCCTTCGGCGAGGACCCGCGCCTCGCGGCGGTGCTCGGTGGCGCCGCGATCGACGGCCTCCAGGGCCGGGGTGACCGGGACCTGCGCCGCTCCGACCGGGTGCTGGCGACCGCCAAGCACTTCGCCGGCGACGGCCTGACGACCTTCGGCACCGGCGAGGGCGACTACACCATCGACCAGGGGATCACCGAGGTCTCCCGGGCGGAGTTCGCCCGCCTCGCGCTCACGCCGTACGTCCCGGCCGTGCGTCGCCACGACGTCGGCTCGGTCATGCCGTCCTTCTCCAGCGTCGACTGGACAGACGACGGCCTCGGCAACCCGCTGAAGATGCACGCCCACGAGGAGCTGATCACCGGCGTGCTCAAGGGCAGGCTCGGCTTCGACGGGTTCGTGATCTCCGACTGGCGCGGCATCCACCAGATCCCCGGCGACTACCCGACCCAGGTCGCGACCTCGGTCAACGCCGGCGTCGACATGTTCATGGAGCCCGCCACCGGCACCGAGACGGCGTGGCGCGACTTCGTGCCGACCCTGGTCGCGCTGGTCGAGGACGGCACCGTCTCGACCGAGCGGATCGACGACGCGGTCGGCCGCATCCTGACCGCCAAGTTCGACCTCGGGCTCTTCGAGCGGCCCTTCACCGACCGCCGCAACCTCGACGAGATCGGCAGCCGGCAGCACCGCGCCGTGGCCCGCGAGGCCGTGGCGAAGTCGCAGGTCCTGCTCCGCAACCGCCAGCGCACCCTCCCGCTCCCGGCCGCCACCCGCGGGTCGGGCAAGGCGAGCAAGCGCGGCGCCACCCGCGGCGGCGCCGTGTACGTCGCCGGCAGCAACGCCGACAACATCGGCAACCAGGCCGGCGGCTGGACCCTCACCTGGCAGGGCGGGTCGACCAACGTGATCCCCGGCGACACGATCCTCGACGGGATCCGCGAGGCGGCCCGCGGGCCGGTCACCTTCAGCGAGACGGCCTCGACCCCGGTCCCGCGCGGCGCCCACGGCGTCGTGGTCGTGGGGGAGACGCCGTACGCCGAGGGCTTCGGCGACGTCGGCGGTCCCCAGTGGGGCTTCGACCCCGGTGACAACGGGGTGCTGCGCCCGCCGCAGACCATGGAGCTCAACGACGCCGACCAGGCGGCGGTGGAGACGGTGTGCGCCGCGGCCCGCACCTGCACCGTCGTGGTCGTCTCGGGCCGTCCGATGGTCATCGACCCGGCGCTGCTGGCCGACATCGACGCGCTGGTCGCCTCCTGGCTGCCGGGCAGCGAGGGCGCCGGGGTGGCCGACGTGCTGTTCGGACGTCGCCCGTTCACCGGCAGGCTCTCGGTGAGCTGGCCGCGCTCGCTGGACCAGGAGCCGATCAACGTCGGTGACGGCCAGGACCCGCTGTACCGCTACGGCTGGGGGCTCCGCACCCGCAGCCACCACGGTCACGGCGGGGGACACCGCTGAACCCCCAGTGAGGACCGACTGAGCACCAGCCAGTCATGGTCCCGTCGTGGCCCGGACGCGCGATAGCGTCCGGGCCATGACGGCACTCAGGTTCAGCGGACCGGTCCTGCCCGACGGCGACACGCGCGACGTCTACGTCGTGGACGGGCGGATCACCTTCGAGCGCCAACCCGGCGCCGAGACCGCCGCCCGCGGCTGGATCGTCCCGGGCCTGGTCGACGCCCACAACCACCTCGGTCTCGAGGACACCGGCGCGGTCAGCGACGAGGAGACCGAGCGCCAGGCGCTCGCCGACCGCGCGGTGGGCGCCCTGCTGCTGCGCGACTGCGGCTCGCCGGCCGACACCCGCTGGGTGCACGAGCGCGAGGACCTGCCGCGCCTGGTGCGCGCCGGTCGCCACATCGCCCGCACCCGCCGCTACCTGCGCGACTACGGCCACGAGGTGGAGCCTGAGGACCTCGTCGCCTGCACCGCGCGCGAGGCGCAGGCCGGGGACGGCTGGGTCAAGCTGGTCGGGGACTGGATCGACCGCGAGGCGGGCGACCTCAAGCCGTCCTTCCCCGATGAGGCCTTCGCCGCCGCGATCGCCGCCGCCCACGAGCACGGTGCCAAGGTCACCGCCCACTGCTTCGGGCGCGACGTGCTCCCCGCCCTGCTCGACGCGGGCATCGACTGCATCGAGCACGGCACCGGCCTGGCGCTCGACCAGGTCGAGCAGATGGCCGCGCGCGGGGTGGCGCTGGTGCCGACGGTCATGCAGACCGCGAAGTTCCCGGAGTTCGCCCGCGACGGCCGCGCCCGGTTCCCGGCGTACGCAGCGACGATGGATGAGCTCTACGCGCGCCGGCGCGAGGTCCTGATGAGCGCCCACGAGGCCGGTGTGGCGATGTACGTCGGCAGCGACGGCGGCGGGCCGGCACGCCACGGGCACCTGCCCGGCGAGGTGCTGGCGATGGTGGAGATGGGGCTGCCGGCCGACTACGTGCTGGGTGCCGCCTCGTGGCGGGCCCGGGAGTGGCTGGGCTGGAACAGTGGCCTGGAGGAGGGCGCCCCCGCCGACTTCGTCGTGTACGACGCGGACCCGCTCGCCGACCTGTCGGTGCTCTACCGACCGGCGTGCGTGGTGCTGCGGGGCCGGGTGGTCGAGACCGCCTGACTCGCAGCGCCGATCTGGGGAACGAGCCGGGGCCCGAACTTGGGGGGACACCTGCCCGGCGGCGTACGGTGGCAGCGGCGGCGTCGAGATGGACAGATC includes the following:
- a CDS encoding [protein-PII] uridylyltransferase, which gives rise to MRPAPPSGTGCPGRAAAAPPSDPPSDPSEETTPDEPRQRTPRRNPGTALVTAAERARRTAEADALCARAYAACGGPDTGVALVAVGGYGRGELAPHSDLDVVLVCDEGVEPGELAEQVWYPLWDSGARVDHAVRTLPEVQAAAEDDLRVALGLLDVRHLAGDPNLTLRLRTHVLAQWRRGALRRLPELQRMVGDRHRRVGELAHLSVPEVKEAGGGLRDAGVLKALLATWLVDVPHVELEQSRRALLDVRDLVQGLAGRASDRIAPEMWTDLAEGLGLADARAAQVHVRELGRRITHLSRLSWRRVDARIAQPTAVGVRRPALVPVAPGVAVSRAEVVLTKAARPDQDPLLLLRAATVAAERDLVLAPLTAARLARECAPLPAPWPEEARHLMVRLLAAGPGLLPVWETLEETGALGSLLPEWEAIRLLPHASVIHRFTVDRHVVETCIEASALIREVNRPDVLMVAALLHDIGKGRLTEHSVAGEPIARTIAARMGFDDDAVDLVARLVRWHLLLAETATTRDPDDPATVALVADRLRDAEALDLLAALTQADARATAPQAWTTWRAGLVRDLTRRVRGVLQGEPSPARVVGEEIVLPREAARGRLVLDIEPVRDGSRVTVIAPDRVGLLADVAATFALQRLPVRAARAWAQDHYGVSVWQLDGEGLDPALLRERYEAILEGRLDPQPRLSRQSARQTLAPNVAVRPEASAQATVLEVRADDRPGVVYLVCAALARLDVAVRSAHVDTLGPQAVDVFYLQEAGAGVLSDSRAAQAAHAVRAALGGDPPPSH
- a CDS encoding YbdD/YjiX family protein, producing MSAPRTTTGRGPLRRAAAGLRWYLREVSGESRWDDYLERCAADGRTPMSRREFERHRADLREHQQTGRCC
- a CDS encoding carbon starvation CstA family protein, translating into METTTPTPHADRPRSPAPRGRPRPLSILVWVLVAVVGAACWTVLALTRGEEVSALWILFAALASYAIAYRFYSRFIARRVLEVDDTRATPAERLDDGVDFEVTDRRVLFGHHFAAIAGAGPLVGPVLAAQMGYLPGTIWIVVGVILAGAVQDMIVLFFSMRRDGKSLGQMVRDEIGVVGGTAALIAVFAIMIIILAVLALVVVNALAESPWGVFSIGLTIPIALFMGVYLRFLRPGRVLEVTAIGVVLLLLAIIGGGYVDGTSLGDALTLSPETLTLCLVVYGFIASVLPVWTLLTPRDYLSTFMKVGVIVLLAIGFVLARPVIQADAVTSFARDGNGPVFAGELFPFVFITIACGALSGFHALISSGTTPKMIAKESQVRMIGYGGMLMESFVAISALIAAVVIDQGMYYAMNSPAGATGGDFASAAEFVTGLGFTITPEQLQAAAAAVEEQTLVSRTGGAPTLAFGISQIFEDAFGGGLAAFWYHFAIMFEALFILTAVDAGTRVGRFMLQDTIGNVWTRFGDTSWKPAAWGASAVVVAAWGSMLYIGVSDPLGGINQLFPLFGIANQLLAAIALTLCVTLLIKHGKLRWAWVPGIPLVWDLVVTMTASWQKVFSDDPAIGYFAQADRYRTARDAGEVLAPAADASQMDQVVFNSTLNGVLQATFAVLVIIVVANAALICVRAARAGGLPTTEVPYTPSHIVAPSDFFATAEEKAAVREWEQSRREDPTRLAGDPR
- the ffh gene encoding signal recognition particle protein — encoded protein: MFATLSDRLADTFKNLRGKGRLSEADIDATAREIRIALLEADVALPVVKEFVGAVKDRARGEEVSQALNPAQQIVKIVNEELVEILGGETRRLRFAKTGPTVIMLAGLQGAGKTTLAAKLALWLKEQGRTPMLAACDLQRPNAVNQLQVNGERVGVPVFAPQPGNGVGDPVTVAREALDEAKRKLHDVLIIDTAGRLGVDAELMRQAADIRDAVNPDEVLFVVDAMIGQDAVTTAQAFLDGVGYDGVVLTKLDGDARGGAALSIRSLTGKPVMFASNGEKMTDFDLFHPDRMASRILDMGDVMTLIEQAEKTFDADQAMKAAEKLSGKGDFTLDDFLQQMQQVRKLGSMSKIMGMLPGMGQFRDQLENFDEREIDRIQAIIQSMTPAERANPKMIDGSRRARIAKGSGRQVSDVNNLVDRFFEARKMMMQMARGGGIPGMPGMPGIPGMPGPGKKAKQAKQAKKGKKRVSGNPAKAAQEKAAQAERPAAAANPFGKPAGEDLDYEQAAAALNLPKDFSKFLK
- a CDS encoding ROK family protein, whose amino-acid sequence is MARPAPGDRLRAANRRAVVALLAAEGPMSRADIGRRTGLARSTVSVVVADLMRAGEAVESTARGVPHKGGSGRPPVLLEIGTPPGTVAGVDIGHRHVRVLLADRGGTLLAEDHAEVDVDPAGARSLDLAAAMVRGLAAQDRDAGTLLGAGLCVPAPVDAATGRIRSGILRGWRGLAPAAELRDRLAVPVRADNDANLGALAELHHGAGRGTADLVYVTIGSGLGAGVVLGGRLQRGASGIAGEIGHVRVVDDGALCRCGNHGCLETRVSAPRLLERLQPAYDERLTAARVRELDLLGDPGVARVLADAGRAVGRVVADLCNVLNPGAVVLGGVLGATASTVSGTREAIDRFAQPGAASAVRVVAGELGDRAEALGAVALANACLSAHP
- a CDS encoding glycoside hydrolase family 3 protein — encoded protein: MTLHTTPVPPPRTRAPRRRRPLAAAALSLALLATGGLAVTSTGASAQAAGTATSSAAEAPGKGRPAYRNPSLPTRKRVADLLRRMTIEEKVGQMAQAERADVAADPSLITTYGLGSVLSGGGSVPADNTPAGWADMVDEFQRAALDTRLGIPLLYGVDAVHGHGNLQGATVFPHNIGLGATRDARLVERINQVTAEETRASGPQWNFSPCVCVARDDRWGRTYESFGEDPRLAAVLGGAAIDGLQGRGDRDLRRSDRVLATAKHFAGDGLTTFGTGEGDYTIDQGITEVSRAEFARLALTPYVPAVRRHDVGSVMPSFSSVDWTDDGLGNPLKMHAHEELITGVLKGRLGFDGFVISDWRGIHQIPGDYPTQVATSVNAGVDMFMEPATGTETAWRDFVPTLVALVEDGTVSTERIDDAVGRILTAKFDLGLFERPFTDRRNLDEIGSRQHRAVAREAVAKSQVLLRNRQRTLPLPAATRGSGKASKRGATRGGAVYVAGSNADNIGNQAGGWTLTWQGGSTNVIPGDTILDGIREAARGPVTFSETASTPVPRGAHGVVVVGETPYAEGFGDVGGPQWGFDPGDNGVLRPPQTMELNDADQAAVETVCAAARTCTVVVVSGRPMVIDPALLADIDALVASWLPGSEGAGVADVLFGRRPFTGRLSVSWPRSLDQEPINVGDGQDPLYRYGWGLRTRSHHGHGGGHR
- a CDS encoding amidohydrolase family protein, with the protein product MTALRFSGPVLPDGDTRDVYVVDGRITFERQPGAETAARGWIVPGLVDAHNHLGLEDTGAVSDEETERQALADRAVGALLLRDCGSPADTRWVHEREDLPRLVRAGRHIARTRRYLRDYGHEVEPEDLVACTAREAQAGDGWVKLVGDWIDREAGDLKPSFPDEAFAAAIAAAHEHGAKVTAHCFGRDVLPALLDAGIDCIEHGTGLALDQVEQMAARGVALVPTVMQTAKFPEFARDGRARFPAYAATMDELYARRREVLMSAHEAGVAMYVGSDGGGPARHGHLPGEVLAMVEMGLPADYVLGAASWRAREWLGWNSGLEEGAPADFVVYDADPLADLSVLYRPACVVLRGRVVETA